From the genome of Parazoarcus communis, one region includes:
- a CDS encoding formate dehydrogenase accessory sulfurtransferase FdhD, whose product MNLPTARRPVLSSASRPLTVTIPAVNELGEAVPTAIAGEHPLTLYVDKREIVTLMTLGAAPEALAIGWLRNQRLVKSLDEIASVQVDWEVEAVSITTRNGLQDADERLGTRTVTTGCGQGTVFGGLMDEIDSIRLPAQRSLSQATLYALMDAVRHHESIYKQAGAVHGCALAHATPEGSEVLMFVEDVGRHNAVDAIAGHMWLDGLDGSDKIFYTTGRLTSEMVIKTAQMGIPFLVSRSGLTKMGWDIAQKLGLTMIGRAQGKHYLLFSGEEYFKR is encoded by the coding sequence ATGAATCTCCCGACCGCCCGACGCCCTGTGCTCAGCAGCGCCAGCCGACCGCTTACCGTCACCATCCCTGCCGTCAATGAACTCGGCGAGGCAGTGCCCACCGCGATTGCCGGCGAGCACCCACTCACGCTCTACGTCGACAAGCGCGAGATCGTCACCCTGATGACCCTGGGCGCCGCCCCCGAAGCGCTGGCCATTGGCTGGCTGCGCAACCAGCGCCTGGTCAAGAGCCTGGACGAGATCGCCTCGGTACAGGTCGACTGGGAGGTCGAAGCGGTCTCCATCACCACCCGCAATGGCCTGCAGGACGCCGACGAACGCCTCGGTACCCGCACCGTCACCACCGGCTGCGGCCAGGGCACCGTATTCGGTGGGCTGATGGACGAAATCGACAGCATCCGACTGCCTGCCCAGCGCAGCCTGTCGCAGGCCACGCTCTATGCACTGATGGACGCCGTGCGGCATCACGAATCCATCTACAAACAGGCCGGCGCCGTACACGGCTGTGCCCTCGCACACGCCACGCCCGAAGGCAGCGAAGTGCTGATGTTTGTCGAGGACGTCGGCCGTCACAACGCGGTGGACGCAATCGCCGGCCACATGTGGCTGGACGGGCTCGACGGCAGCGACAAGATCTTCTACACCACCGGCCGTCTCACCTCAGAGATGGTGATCAAGACCGCACAGATGGGCATCCCCTTCCTGGTTTCACGCTCTGGCCTCACCAAGATGGGCTGGGACATCGCGCAGAAACTCGGCCTGACCATGATCGGTCGCGCCCAGGGCAAACACTATCTGCTGTTCAGCGGCGAGGAGTACTTCAAGCGATGA
- the mobA gene encoding molybdenum cofactor guanylyltransferase MobA, with the protein MSAEKITGVVLAGGMGRRMGGVDKGLVELDGKPMAAHVLARLAPQVDELMINANQNTEAYAAFGHPVFGDDIPDFAGPLAGLHAALVRASHPLVVTAPCDSPFLPADLVARLATALHANAADLAVAKTFDQAHPVFCLCRRTLADHLHAFLAGGGRKIDRWYGSLNIVEVPFDDEEAAFRNINTRDELSAAASGTLPGGRD; encoded by the coding sequence ATGAGCGCCGAGAAAATCACCGGCGTCGTTCTTGCCGGCGGCATGGGCCGTCGCATGGGTGGCGTGGACAAGGGCCTGGTCGAACTCGACGGCAAACCGATGGCCGCCCATGTGCTGGCACGGCTCGCCCCTCAGGTCGATGAGCTGATGATCAACGCCAACCAGAACACCGAGGCTTACGCGGCCTTCGGCCACCCCGTGTTCGGCGACGACATCCCCGACTTTGCCGGCCCGCTCGCCGGTCTGCATGCGGCGCTGGTGCGCGCCAGCCATCCGCTGGTGGTCACCGCCCCCTGCGACTCGCCGTTTCTGCCCGCCGATCTCGTTGCCCGGCTCGCGACCGCGCTGCACGCCAATGCAGCCGACCTCGCTGTCGCCAAGACCTTCGACCAGGCGCATCCGGTGTTCTGCCTGTGCCGGCGCACGCTGGCCGATCACCTGCACGCCTTCCTTGCCGGGGGCGGGCGCAAGATCGACCGCTGGTACGGCAGTCTCAACATCGTCGAAGTCCCCTTCGACGACGAGGAAGCAGCGTTTCGCAACATCAATACCCGCGATGAACTCAGCGCGGCCGCAAGCGGCACCCTGCCCGGTGGCCGTGACTGA
- a CDS encoding helix-turn-helix transcriptional regulator produces MTDRDLPRPAGDAAPDSPNLTARQAAAYLHLNEKKLYELANAREIPAVRVGGKWLFPRPLLEEWLREQAHGGVLTDRLLITGSDDPLLAAVVTSLVPHLGGEAYVAYSPTGTLPGLELLARRRANICALHWGGVDTSAAQHSMLLRRFSQHPQWALVRLAHREQGVMLRRELSIDGIETLAAFDYRWAMRQPGAGSRHFLESALASRGFRPEDCSVVAEARTEREAAGLLAREEADCAPGTRAAAAEFGLGFISLGWEAFDLALPREIVFRKLFQQLLQCYGSADMQRLATRLGGYDLSPLGQVLGCD; encoded by the coding sequence GTGACTGATCGCGACCTGCCCCGCCCGGCCGGCGATGCTGCACCGGACAGCCCCAACCTGACCGCGCGTCAGGCCGCGGCCTACCTGCACCTGAACGAGAAGAAGCTCTACGAGCTCGCCAATGCGCGCGAGATTCCCGCGGTGCGCGTCGGCGGCAAATGGCTTTTTCCGCGCCCCTTGCTGGAAGAGTGGCTGCGCGAACAGGCGCACGGCGGTGTGCTCACCGACCGCCTGCTGATCACCGGCAGCGACGACCCGCTGCTCGCGGCCGTCGTCACCTCGCTGGTCCCGCACCTCGGCGGCGAAGCCTATGTGGCCTACAGCCCCACCGGCACCCTGCCCGGGCTGGAGCTGCTGGCCCGCCGCCGCGCCAATATCTGCGCCCTGCACTGGGGCGGCGTCGATACCAGCGCAGCCCAGCACAGCATGCTGCTGCGCCGCTTCAGTCAGCACCCGCAATGGGCCCTGGTGCGTCTTGCTCACCGCGAGCAGGGCGTGATGCTGCGCCGCGAGCTCAGCATCGACGGCATCGAGACGCTCGCCGCCTTCGACTACCGCTGGGCGATGCGCCAGCCCGGCGCCGGCTCACGTCACTTCCTTGAATCGGCACTGGCCAGCCGCGGCTTTCGACCCGAAGACTGCAGCGTAGTCGCCGAAGCCCGCACCGAACGCGAGGCCGCCGGCCTGCTGGCGCGCGAAGAGGCCGACTGCGCGCCGGGCACCCGCGCCGCCGCGGCCGAGTTCGGTCTCGGCTTCATCAGCCTCGGCTGGGAAGCCTTCGACCTCGCATTGCCACGCGAAATCGTGTTCCGCAAGCTGTTCCAGCAACTGCTGCAGTGCTATGGCAGCGCCGACATGCAGCGCCTGGCCACGCGCCTGGGCGGCTACGACCTCAGCCCGCTTGGGCAGGTGCTGGGCTGCGATTAA
- the mobB gene encoding molybdopterin-guanine dinucleotide biosynthesis protein B — protein MKVIGFAGWSGSGKTTLVEQVIGILSQRGLAVSLVKHAHHTFDIDHQGKDSWRHRHAGCREVLISSGLRWSLMHELRGEDEMSLDELLGKLSHCDLVLVEGFKRAAIPKIEVHRDAVPEPLLFPDDPNIVAVATDVAVNTTLPCLDINDPQAVADFVVDFAFNRSPAPAQAG, from the coding sequence ATGAAAGTGATCGGATTCGCCGGCTGGTCCGGCAGTGGCAAGACGACGCTGGTCGAGCAGGTGATCGGCATCCTGTCGCAGCGCGGTCTTGCGGTGTCATTGGTCAAGCACGCCCACCATACCTTCGATATCGACCACCAGGGCAAGGATTCCTGGCGCCACCGCCATGCCGGTTGCCGCGAGGTGCTGATCAGCTCCGGTCTGCGCTGGTCGCTGATGCACGAGCTGCGCGGCGAGGACGAGATGTCTCTGGACGAGCTGCTCGGAAAGCTGTCGCACTGTGATCTGGTGCTGGTCGAGGGCTTCAAGCGCGCGGCGATCCCGAAGATCGAAGTGCATCGCGATGCGGTCCCCGAGCCGCTGCTGTTTCCGGACGATCCCAACATCGTTGCGGTGGCAACCGACGTGGCGGTGAACACGACCTTGCCCTGTCTCGACATCAACGATCCGCAGGCGGTGGCCGACTTCGTCGTCGACTTCGCTTTTAATCGCAGCCCAGCACCTGCCCAAGCGGGCTGA
- a CDS encoding sensor histidine kinase, translated as MQVPRFLRPPLAYFLGSVRAKLLFLVLAPLMLGFPIMMGLTWYWSHTYYHKLLVFKVGSDLVTANEYFDRVVEGVGTRISALATSRQLAQALADGGAGVLLKAEQGELVLDFINVLDVNGRVLHSTGHLPAGAERGEWAIVSRAIREGAGERSVVEVFSADALAAISPELRDRARLALVDTPRAAPDSRTREDRGMVIHAAAPVFDARGNLVGVIEGGVLLNGNLGIVDTINAIVYREDSLPLGSKGTATLFLGDARIATNVRLFEGERALGTRASAEVSKHVLTDGKPWLERAFVVNDWYVSGYEPIVDSQGTRVGMLYVGFLEAPFSAAKTVALLVIFCLFLAISIIGAVWSLHWARSIFRPIERMHGAIRSIGRGDNSARVGPVDSRDELGLLAREFDRLLDVLALKRDQLEQLAASLDRKVEARTRDLETANTELRAAQRQLLMSEKLAAIGELTAGVAHEISNPTAVIQGNLDLLREELGPQAAPVMSEIRLIDEQVNRIRLIVTKLLQFARPGEFAGYVETVDPATVIADCLVLTRQHLTSRGVKVVQHLQTTRRVEINTQELQQVLINLIVNAVQAMPDGGTLTLSSTPWDEHDMPCGVCITVSDTGQGIREDDLARIFDPFFTTKKTQGTGLGLSISYSLIERYGGHITVDSIYGKGAAFTLWIRAEPMYRNEHAEAARNSGG; from the coding sequence ATGCAAGTTCCCCGTTTTCTGAGGCCGCCGCTGGCGTATTTCCTCGGCTCGGTCCGTGCCAAGCTGCTCTTCCTCGTGCTGGCGCCGCTGATGCTCGGCTTCCCGATCATGATGGGGCTGACCTGGTACTGGAGCCACACCTACTATCACAAGCTGCTGGTATTCAAGGTGGGCAGTGATCTGGTTACCGCCAACGAGTATTTTGACCGCGTGGTGGAGGGCGTTGGCACCCGGATAAGCGCCTTGGCAACATCCCGGCAGCTTGCGCAGGCCCTCGCGGATGGAGGGGCGGGTGTGCTGTTGAAGGCGGAGCAGGGCGAACTTGTCCTCGACTTCATCAACGTACTGGATGTCAATGGCCGGGTTCTGCATTCCACCGGGCATCTGCCCGCAGGTGCGGAGCGTGGCGAGTGGGCCATCGTGTCGCGCGCGATCCGCGAGGGCGCGGGCGAGCGCAGCGTGGTCGAGGTCTTCAGCGCCGACGCACTGGCCGCGATCTCTCCGGAGCTGCGTGACCGTGCGCGCCTCGCGCTGGTCGATACCCCGCGGGCGGCGCCCGATTCGCGTACCCGGGAAGACCGCGGCATGGTGATTCACGCTGCGGCGCCGGTGTTCGACGCCCGGGGCAACCTGGTCGGCGTGATCGAGGGTGGGGTGCTGCTCAACGGCAACCTCGGCATCGTCGACACCATCAATGCCATCGTCTATCGCGAGGATTCCCTGCCGCTTGGCAGCAAGGGCACGGCAACGCTCTTCCTTGGCGATGCCCGCATTGCCACCAATGTGCGTCTTTTCGAGGGCGAACGGGCGCTTGGCACCCGGGCCTCGGCCGAGGTGAGCAAGCACGTCCTCACCGATGGGAAGCCCTGGCTGGAGCGGGCTTTCGTCGTCAACGACTGGTATGTGTCGGGCTATGAGCCGATCGTCGACAGCCAGGGGACGCGAGTCGGCATGCTCTACGTCGGCTTTCTCGAGGCGCCTTTCAGTGCGGCAAAGACGGTTGCCCTGCTGGTGATCTTCTGTCTCTTCCTCGCCATCAGCATCATCGGTGCGGTGTGGTCGCTGCATTGGGCGCGCAGCATTTTCCGCCCGATCGAGCGCATGCACGGCGCAATTCGCAGTATCGGGCGGGGTGACAATTCGGCACGGGTCGGCCCGGTCGACAGTCGCGACGAGCTCGGTCTGCTGGCGCGCGAGTTCGATCGCCTGCTCGATGTGCTCGCGCTCAAGCGTGACCAGCTCGAGCAGCTTGCCGCTTCGCTCGACCGCAAGGTGGAGGCGCGCACCCGCGACCTTGAAACGGCCAACACCGAGTTGCGTGCTGCCCAGCGCCAGTTGCTGATGAGCGAGAAGCTCGCCGCGATTGGCGAGCTGACCGCAGGCGTGGCGCACGAGATCAGCAATCCAACGGCGGTCATCCAGGGCAACCTCGATCTCTTGCGCGAAGAGCTCGGGCCGCAGGCTGCGCCGGTGATGAGCGAGATCCGCCTGATCGACGAGCAGGTCAACCGCATCCGGCTGATCGTGACCAAGCTGCTGCAGTTTGCCCGCCCCGGGGAGTTCGCGGGCTATGTCGAAACGGTCGACCCGGCCACGGTGATTGCCGATTGTCTGGTGCTCACGCGGCAGCATCTGACCAGCCGCGGCGTGAAAGTGGTGCAGCATCTGCAGACCACGCGGCGGGTGGAGATCAACACCCAGGAACTGCAGCAGGTCCTGATCAATCTGATCGTCAACGCGGTGCAGGCGATGCCCGACGGCGGCACGCTGACCCTGAGTTCGACCCCGTGGGATGAACATGACATGCCCTGCGGGGTGTGCATCACGGTGAGCGACACCGGTCAGGGTATCCGCGAGGACGATCTCGCGCGTATATTCGACCCCTTTTTCACCACCAAGAAGACGCAGGGCACCGGGCTTGGGCTGTCGATCAGCTATTCACTGATCGAACGCTATGGTGGCCACATCACGGTGGATAGCATCTATGGCAAGGGGGCGGCCTTCACCCTGTGGATTCGCGCCGAGCCGATGTATCGCAACGAACACGCAGAAGCGGCCCGCAACAGCGGTGGCTGA
- a CDS encoding sigma-54-dependent transcriptional regulator, which translates to MQPETAVPATEPADKHEFSWQAHSVLIVDDEEGMRHFLERTLKRRCGMVEAAGCVEQAVELMSRLHFDLIILDIALPGKSGIEWLHELREQGFGGDVILITAFADMETAIDALRGGASDFILKPFRIDQILNSIKRCFERAHLARENFVLRRELAERATDVVGLVGHSTAIQQLSAMIRRVGQTPSTVLLLGESGTGKEVVARALHQTSPRAQRPFVPLNCAAISSELIESELFGHVKGAFTGASESRNGLFYYAHGGTLFLDEISELPLPMQTRLLRVLEERKLRPVGSEREIPVDVRIIAASNRDLAAEVAAGRFRQDLYFRLAVVDIRIPPLRERVEDIPDLMRHFMEMLSLQLGVAPLPLSHGLVSGLAAYAWPGNVRELRNFVERSLILGAFPAASLSSASTASMSVDDDDCLPLEVVERRHILRVVEACGGNKSEAARRLGVSRKTLERKFADWGEDTRPAAAEV; encoded by the coding sequence ATGCAGCCTGAGACTGCAGTGCCGGCAACGGAGCCGGCGGACAAGCACGAGTTCAGCTGGCAGGCCCATTCGGTGCTGATCGTCGACGACGAGGAGGGCATGCGCCACTTCCTCGAGCGCACCCTCAAGCGCCGTTGCGGCATGGTGGAAGCCGCGGGCTGTGTCGAGCAGGCGGTCGAACTGATGTCGCGCCTGCACTTCGATCTGATCATTCTTGACATCGCCCTGCCGGGCAAGTCGGGCATCGAATGGCTACACGAACTGCGCGAGCAGGGCTTTGGCGGCGACGTGATCCTGATCACCGCCTTTGCCGACATGGAAACCGCGATCGATGCACTGCGCGGCGGGGCGTCCGATTTCATCCTCAAGCCCTTTCGCATCGATCAGATCCTGAATTCGATCAAGCGCTGTTTCGAACGCGCCCATCTGGCGCGCGAGAATTTCGTGCTGCGGCGCGAGCTGGCTGAGCGGGCCACCGATGTGGTTGGGCTGGTTGGACACTCGACTGCGATCCAGCAGCTGAGCGCGATGATTCGGCGTGTCGGGCAGACGCCGAGCACGGTACTGTTGTTGGGGGAGTCCGGTACCGGCAAGGAAGTCGTCGCGCGAGCGCTGCATCAGACCAGTCCGCGAGCGCAGCGCCCCTTCGTGCCGCTCAATTGCGCGGCGATCTCGTCGGAACTGATCGAGAGTGAGCTTTTCGGGCATGTGAAAGGGGCCTTCACCGGTGCGAGCGAGAGTCGCAACGGCCTGTTCTATTACGCCCATGGCGGCACCCTGTTCCTGGACGAGATCAGCGAGCTGCCACTGCCGATGCAGACCCGGCTGTTGCGCGTGCTCGAGGAGCGCAAGCTGCGTCCGGTCGGCTCCGAGCGCGAGATCCCGGTGGATGTGCGCATCATCGCCGCATCCAACCGTGACCTGGCCGCCGAGGTTGCAGCCGGGCGCTTCCGCCAGGACCTCTACTTTCGCCTGGCGGTGGTCGATATCCGCATTCCGCCGCTGCGCGAGCGGGTGGAGGACATCCCCGACCTGATGCGGCACTTCATGGAGATGCTGTCGCTGCAGCTTGGGGTTGCGCCGCTTCCGCTGTCGCACGGCCTGGTGAGCGGGCTTGCCGCTTACGCCTGGCCAGGCAACGTTCGCGAGTTGCGCAACTTCGTCGAGCGTTCGCTGATTCTGGGTGCTTTCCCGGCTGCATCATTGTCCTCTGCCAGCACAGCGTCGATGTCTGTAGATGATGACGACTGTCTCCCGCTTGAGGTGGTGGAGAGGCGCCACATCCTGCGGGTGGTCGAAGCCTGCGGCGGCAACAAGTCCGAAGCCGCGCGCCGTCTGGGCGTGTCGCGCAAGACGCTGGAGCGCAAGTTTGCTGACTGGGGCGAGGACACGCGTCCTGCGGCTGCCGAAGTCTGA
- a CDS encoding CopD family protein: protein MLTVKALHIILVTSWFAGLFYLPRLFVNHAMVEDAATRERLALMEFKLYRFMTPLGILAVGLGFWLWFGYGFAGGWLHAKTALVVGLIGYHLYCGKLMRDFAAGKNTKSHVWFRVFNEIPVVVLLVVVFLVVLKPF from the coding sequence ATGCTTACCGTGAAGGCGCTGCACATCATTCTTGTCACGAGCTGGTTCGCCGGTCTTTTCTATCTGCCTCGCCTGTTCGTCAACCATGCGATGGTCGAGGATGCGGCGACCCGCGAGCGCCTCGCGCTGATGGAATTCAAGCTCTACCGCTTCATGACCCCGCTGGGCATTCTGGCCGTCGGTCTCGGCTTCTGGTTGTGGTTCGGCTACGGCTTTGCCGGCGGCTGGCTGCATGCCAAGACCGCGCTGGTGGTGGGCCTCATTGGCTACCACCTCTATTGCGGCAAGCTGATGCGCGACTTTGCGGCTGGCAAGAACACGAAGAGCCACGTCTGGTTCCGGGTATTCAACGAGATTCCCGTCGTGGTGCTGCTGGTGGTCGTGTTTCTGGTTGTGCTCAAGCCGTTCTGA
- a CDS encoding NAD-dependent epimerase/dehydratase family protein, protein MKRILVVGCGDVALRAIPWLVRRFRVFALVRRTEAVEGMRRLGAMPLLADLDDRRSLVRLAGIADAVLHFAPPPAQGRTDPRTRHLLAALASRPSLPQHLIYISTTGVYGDCGGAHIDETRPARPRSPRAARRVDAERQLRAFGRRCGVGVSVLRAPGIYASERLPLERICRGDPVLRAEDDVYTNHIHADDLARLAVLALFRGRSCRVYNAVDDTELQMGEYFDAVADAFGLARPQRLSRDEIALRLPAMTLSFMAESRRIGNRRMYRELRARLRYPTVSAGLQAARQSFTLQSLLPT, encoded by the coding sequence ATGAAAAGAATTCTTGTCGTCGGATGCGGCGATGTTGCCCTGCGTGCGATTCCCTGGCTGGTGCGGCGGTTCCGCGTGTTCGCCCTTGTCCGCCGGACAGAGGCTGTCGAAGGCATGCGCCGGCTGGGTGCGATGCCACTGCTGGCCGATCTCGATGATCGCCGCAGCCTCGTCCGGTTGGCCGGCATTGCCGACGCAGTGCTGCATTTTGCCCCCCCGCCGGCACAGGGCAGAACCGATCCCCGTACCCGCCATCTTCTCGCTGCGCTAGCAAGCCGGCCGAGTCTACCACAGCACCTCATATACATAAGCACGACAGGGGTTTACGGCGACTGTGGCGGCGCCCATATCGACGAGACCCGTCCCGCCAGGCCGCGTTCGCCACGTGCTGCGCGCAGGGTCGATGCCGAGCGCCAGTTGCGTGCCTTCGGGCGTCGCTGCGGCGTGGGTGTCAGCGTGCTGCGGGCGCCGGGCATCTACGCGAGCGAGCGCCTGCCGCTGGAGCGCATTTGTCGCGGCGATCCGGTGTTGCGCGCCGAGGATGATGTCTACACCAATCACATCCATGCCGACGATCTCGCACGGCTTGCGGTGCTGGCCCTGTTCCGTGGCCGCAGTTGCCGGGTGTACAACGCGGTGGACGATACCGAGTTGCAGATGGGGGAATACTTCGATGCCGTTGCCGACGCCTTCGGGCTGGCGCGCCCGCAGCGCCTGAGTCGCGACGAGATCGCGCTCAGGCTGCCGGCAATGACGCTTTCGTTCATGGCGGAGTCGCGTCGCATCGGCAATCGTCGCATGTACCGGGAACTGCGCGCCCGCCTGCGTTATCCGACGGTGAGTGCCGGCCTGCAGGCGGCACGACAGTCGTTTACGCTTCAATCCCTCTTGCCCACCTGA
- a CDS encoding CDP-6-deoxy-delta-3,4-glucoseen reductase, translated as MPYQISLQPGGQTFSADADQTILEAALEAGLLLPYSCRDGACGACKGRVISGEFDVGGYSASALSDAEREAGMTLFCRTRAHSSMVLEARNVSRAGDIPVKKLPCRVQKLTRVADDVIVLELKLPASEPFRFNAGQYVDILLPDGARRSFSIANAPHDNGHIELHVRLIAGGRFTGQVFSTMKERDILRFEGPLGSFWLRDNTRPIVMVAGGTGFAPIKGMIEHAIHAGITRPITLYWGARQPEGLYMDTLARSWSENLPGFSYVPVISDGLPDDGWDGRRGLVHEAVLADFADLSAHEVYACGAPPMIDAARSSFVEARGLAEDAFFADAFTFAMQNA; from the coding sequence ATGCCGTATCAGATTTCGCTCCAGCCCGGTGGCCAGACCTTCTCCGCCGATGCCGACCAGACCATCCTCGAAGCCGCACTCGAGGCCGGCCTGCTGCTGCCCTACAGCTGCCGTGACGGCGCCTGCGGCGCCTGCAAGGGCCGGGTGATCAGCGGCGAATTCGACGTCGGCGGCTATTCCGCCAGCGCCCTGTCCGACGCCGAGCGCGAAGCCGGCATGACCCTGTTCTGCCGGACGCGGGCGCACTCGAGCATGGTTCTCGAGGCACGCAACGTCAGCCGCGCAGGCGACATCCCGGTCAAGAAGCTGCCGTGCAGGGTGCAGAAGCTGACCCGGGTCGCCGACGACGTCATCGTGCTCGAGCTCAAGCTGCCCGCCAGCGAGCCATTCCGTTTCAACGCCGGTCAGTATGTGGACATCCTGCTGCCCGATGGCGCGCGCCGCAGCTTCTCGATCGCCAATGCCCCGCACGACAACGGCCACATCGAGCTCCATGTGCGCCTGATCGCGGGCGGCCGCTTCACCGGACAGGTGTTCAGCACCATGAAGGAGCGTGACATCCTGCGCTTCGAGGGACCGCTCGGCAGCTTCTGGCTGCGCGACAACACACGCCCGATCGTGATGGTGGCCGGGGGCACCGGCTTCGCCCCCATCAAGGGCATGATCGAACACGCCATTCACGCCGGCATCACGCGCCCGATCACGCTTTACTGGGGCGCGCGTCAGCCAGAGGGGTTGTACATGGACACGCTTGCACGCAGCTGGAGCGAAAACCTGCCCGGTTTCAGCTATGTCCCAGTGATTTCCGATGGTCTTCCCGACGACGGCTGGGACGGCCGCCGCGGACTGGTGCACGAAGCCGTATTGGCGGACTTCGCGGACCTGTCCGCCCATGAGGTCTATGCCTGCGGGGCGCCACCCATGATCGATGCCGCGCGCAGCAGTTTCGTTGAGGCACGCGGCCTTGCCGAGGATGCCTTTTTCGCCGACGCATTCACCTTCGCCATGCAGAACGCCTGA
- a CDS encoding EAL and HDOD domain-containing protein: protein MSQTTFITREPVVNKSRAITANRLIAHGPNIGEVVETLNGLVDQWPTHHPVFVSLGRLVPTPALMDWAAPANAMIEIPAQALPHPQTQALLPKLQEAGISVCLTWFANGTVLPPGIDWRFVLMDARKHPAPTGSPGLSMAWGLKDVAAFRQAVGAGYDGASGWFFLYGNPPAKELSPGHAQIVRLLNLVRNNGEIRDIEAVLKQDVALSYKLLRYINSAGFGLMCEIQSFRHAVSILGYSNLHKWLSLLLVTASRDPGAPAMMQTAIARGRLMEEIGGGFFDKSERDNLFITGAFSLLHILLGTSMQALLDEMHLPASVTDALLSDEGDFAPFLRLARHCENFDGSSLIKATAELHLSAEQINRAQLVALGFADSLQA from the coding sequence ATGAGCCAGACCACCTTCATTACCCGCGAACCCGTGGTCAACAAGAGCCGGGCGATCACCGCAAACCGCCTGATCGCGCACGGCCCGAATATCGGCGAGGTGGTCGAGACCCTGAATGGCCTCGTCGATCAGTGGCCGACCCACCACCCGGTCTTTGTCAGCCTCGGTCGCCTTGTACCGACGCCGGCGCTCATGGACTGGGCCGCGCCGGCGAACGCAATGATCGAGATTCCCGCCCAGGCACTGCCCCATCCGCAGACCCAGGCCCTGCTGCCAAAACTGCAGGAAGCCGGCATCAGCGTCTGTCTGACCTGGTTCGCGAACGGCACGGTCCTGCCGCCGGGTATCGACTGGCGCTTCGTCCTGATGGATGCACGCAAGCATCCGGCACCCACCGGCTCGCCTGGCCTCAGCATGGCCTGGGGGCTCAAGGATGTAGCGGCCTTCCGCCAGGCGGTGGGGGCCGGATACGATGGCGCTTCGGGCTGGTTCTTCCTTTACGGAAACCCACCGGCAAAGGAGCTCTCGCCCGGCCATGCGCAGATCGTCAGGCTGCTCAACCTGGTGCGCAACAATGGCGAGATCCGCGATATCGAAGCCGTGCTCAAGCAGGACGTCGCACTGTCCTACAAGCTGCTGCGCTATATCAACTCAGCCGGCTTCGGCCTGATGTGCGAGATTCAATCCTTCCGCCACGCGGTCAGCATTCTCGGCTACTCGAACCTGCACAAGTGGCTTTCTTTGCTGCTGGTCACCGCCAGCCGCGACCCCGGCGCCCCCGCGATGATGCAGACCGCAATCGCCCGCGGACGGCTGATGGAGGAGATCGGAGGCGGCTTCTTCGACAAGTCGGAGCGCGACAACCTCTTCATTACCGGTGCCTTTTCGCTTCTGCACATCCTGCTGGGCACATCGATGCAGGCCCTGCTCGACGAGATGCATCTGCCAGCATCGGTAACGGACGCCCTGCTCTCCGACGAGGGCGACTTCGCCCCCTTCCTGAGACTCGCACGCCACTGTGAAAACTTCGATGGCAGCAGTCTGATCAAGGCTACGGCAGAGCTGCACCTGTCGGCCGAGCAGATCAACCGCGCCCAGCTCGTCGCTCTGGGCTTTGCAGACAGCCTGCAAGCCTGA